One Cumulibacter manganitolerans genomic window, TACTACAACTACTACCGCGAGCCGATCCCGCTCAGCCAGATGGGCGAATGGCTGCCGAAGGCCATCGTGGCGGTCGAGGACAAGCGGTTCTACGAGCACAAGGGCGTCGACCTCCAGGGCATGTTCCGCGCGGCGGTGCAGAACGCGGTCAAGGGCGGCGTCTCGCAGGGCGCGTCGACACTGACGCAGCAGCTGGTCAAGAACACGCTCTTCTATCAGGCCAAGACGCAGAAGGAACGCGATGCGGCGACCGAGCAGAGCCTGGGGCGCAAGCTGCGCGAGGCGAAGATCGCGCTGAACCTCGAGAAGACCCTCACCAAGGACCAGATCCTCGAGAAGTACCTCAACCTGATGAACATGGGCGGCGGGGCGTACGGCGTCCGCGCCGCCGCGCAGACCTACTTCGGAGTCGAGCCGGCGCAGCTCGACATCGCGCAGGCCGCGATGATCGCCGGCATCGTGCAGAACCCGACCAAGTACAACCCGCTGCACAACCCGGACCAGACCAAGAAGCGGCGGGACGTCGTCCTGACCCTGATGGCCGACCAGGGCAAGATCACCACCGCGCAGCGCGACGAGGAGATCAAGAAGCCGATCACGCTCAGCGGCAACGGCGCCAAGCCGTCGCGCTCGTGCTCGGAGGCGCCGAACGGCGCGGGCTTCTACTGCGACTACGTCTGGCAGTACCTCACCCAGAACCTCGGCATCCCGGAGGCGACCCTCAAGGAGGGCGGCCTCACGATCCAGACCTCGCTGAACCCGTCGTACCAGGAGTCGGCGAACAACGCGATCGTCAGCGCCTCGACGTCGTTCAACAGCGACCCGTCGATCTACGGCTACGCCGATCAGCGGATCGCGACCATGCCGATCCTGAACGTCAAGGACGGCCAGGTCCTCGCCCTCGGCGTCAACAAGAAGTACGGCAACGACCCCAACGACCCCTCGCAGACGGTGTTCAACTACCCGGTGCAGCCCAACGGTGACGGCGCCGGGTCGGTGTACAAGATCTTCCCGACGGTCGCCGCGCTCAACGAGGGCACCGGGATCAACTTCGAGCTCAACACGCCGCCGCCGTACAAGTCGAAGATCATGGCGCAGCAGGGCATCTCGTACGAAGTCTCGAACGCCTCCCCCAACTACCCGCCGAAGCTGCCGCTGTGGAAAGCGTTGTACATGTCCTCGAACACCTACTTCGTGGCGCTCGAGGACCACATCGGCAGCCTGAAGCCGATCACCGACGCGGCGTACGCGATGGGCCTCTGGGCACCGGGCGACACGAAGATCCGCGACCAGATTGCGGCGGAGAACCGCGCGTCGTTCACCCTCGGCCCGGAGGCGACCAGCCCGCTGCGGCTCGCCGTAGCCTACGCGACGATCGCCAACCGCGGCACCAAGTGCGAGCCCACGCCGATCATGTGGATCGCCGGGCCGGACGCCAAGACGGCCGTCAACCCGCAGACCAACAAGCCTTGGTACACGCCGGGCACCAACTGCACCCCGGGCGCCGTCTCGCAGGGCGTCGCCGACACGATCAACCAGATCCTGCTCAAGGACGTCATGCCGGGCAACCCGAGCCAGACCGGCAAGCGGGCCTATGTCCCCGGCTACCAGATCGCCGGCAAGACCGGTACCGCGCAGGACAACCGCGCGTACTCGTTCGTCGGCTTCACGCCGGACATCATCGCCTCGGTGCTCGCCTTCGATCCGAAGTCGAACAAGCCACTGCCCTCTCCCGGCGGCGGCGAGGAAGGCTTCGGTGGCGGCTACCCGGCGCGCATCTGGAACCTGGCGATGCAGAGCATCCTGCCCCAGGTGGGCGCGAGCTACTTCCCACCCCAGGATCCTGCGGTCGCCAACGGCAAGACGACGGTGCTCAACGTCAACTGCGTCGGCCAGTCGCCGGCAAACTGCAAGTCGATGGCCAAGCAGGCCGGCTACCCCGCGGAGGACAGCGGGACGCCGGTCGACTCCACGCTCCCGGCCGGCGTGGTCGCCTCGCAGGACCCGCCCGCCGGGTCCGCCGTGCCCGAGGGCACCACGATCACCTACAGCGTCTCGACCGGCAAGGCGCCGGCCGGGCAGCCCTGCCAGCCCGGCCAGGACCCGGCCACCGGTTGCGTGCCGGCGGCGCAGACCAGCGCACCGGCCCAGCCGACGGCGCCTGCTCCCCAGCCGACGGCGCCCGCGCCGCAGCCCACGGCGGCACCGCCGAACGGCGGCACCGGCAACGGGGGCGGCAACAACGGGAACGGCCGCGGAAACGGTGGGGGCTGATCATCGCTAGCTCCAGCGCCGTACGACGGGCCGCCGCGATCAGCGGCGGCCTCGTCGCATCCGGCGCCCTCACCGCCGGCTACGCGACGCTGATCGAACGCAACTGGTACGCCCTGCGCCGCTTCGAGGTCGCCGTCCTGCCCGCCGGGGCCAGACAGCTCACGGTGCTGCAGCTGGCCGACCTGCACGTCACCCCGCAGCAGCGGCGCAAGGTCGCGTGGGTGCGTTCGCTGGCCGACCTCGCGCCCGATCTCGTGCTGTCGACGGGAGACCACCTGGGCGGCGACGAGAGCGCGTTCGAGAACTCGCTGCGCGCCCACGAGCCGTTCCTGCACCTGCCGGGCGCGTTCGTGTGGGGCAACAACGACCACTGGGCGCCGGTCGCCAAGAGCCCGACGCGGTACTTCACCCGGACCACGGTGCACCGGCGCGGGCACCGCCTCGACCTCACCGGACTCCGCGAGGGACTGACCGCGCACGGCTGGCTCGACCTGAACAACCGGCGCGGGTCGGTGCAGGCGGGCGGCCTGTCCGTGGCGCTCGCCGGCGTCGACGACCCGCACACCCGCCGCGACCGGTACGCCGCGATCGCCGGGGCTGCGGACCGCGACGCCGACGTCCGCATCGCGCTCACGCACTCTCCCGAGCCGCGGGTGCTGGACCCGATGGTCGACGACGGCTACGACCTGGTGCTCGCCGGCCATACGCACGGCGGCCAGGTGCGCATTCCGATGGTCGGCGCCGCGGTGACGAACTGTGGCATCGACCGGTCGCGGGTGCGGTGGATGTCGGACTGGACGTCGCCGTCCGGCCGAACCGCTCCCCTGCACGTGAGTGCCGGCCTGGGAACGTCGCCGTACGCGCCGGTGCGATTCTGCTGCCGCCCGGAGGCCACCCTCCTCACGCTTATCCCCCGGCCCGCCTGACCCACCCACAACGCCCGTCGAGCCCCCCACGGTCGTCGAGGTCCCGGGTTGGCGTGCCGCCCCGCCCCCAACGGTCGTCGAGCCCCCGGGGTCGCCGTGCCGGCCCGCCCCCACGGTCGTCGAGCGAGCGGAGCCGATAGGCGTAGCGACGTCGAGACGCAGTGAGCCGCCGGTCGGCCGCATCCCCCGGCTATAGCGCGTCAGCCGGGCACGTCACCCGAGAATCTCGGTGTGATCCCTTGCACATTTGTTCGAACATGTGTACGATTCATGGTAGGAGGCCGGACGGGAGGTGAGCATGATGGATGGCACCGACGATTCCTTCCTCGACACGCGACCGGGCACTCAACACCCAGCGGCCGACGGCCATCCTCACCTCGGCCACACCGACGCACCACCGGCGGCGCCGTGGGACCCCGCGTCCGGGACCCCGTTCGAGTGCTCACCGGGCGCCCTGGAGCTCGATGCCGAGATCGCCGGCTATCTGGGCCAGCTCCGCGCGGGCATCGACGGACTCCTCGGAGTCGGCGACCGTGGCGATCTGATGGCGCTGGGCGCAGATCGACTCGTCGACGTGCTGCAGCGGTTCGAAGCACACCGCGGGACACTCGCGGCGGTGGACGCGCTGCTGATCGAGGCCGCGGAGGAAGAACGGCTTCCGGCATACGTGGCGGCCCCGAGCCTGCCGGCGGCGCTGGTACGGCTGGTGAAGCTGCAGCCGGGCGCCGCGAAGGCGCGGGTGCGTCAGGCGGAGCAGCTGCGGGCGCGGAACGAGCTGAGCGCGGGCACCCTCGAGTGTCCGCACCCCGTGCTCCGCGACGCGGTCCGCGCCGGGGAGCTCAGCGCCGACCAGCACGCCGTCATCGCCCGCGCCGTCGCGAGGCTGGCGACGAACACGGCCGTCGACCCGGACGATGCGGCGCGGGCAGAGCAGACGTTGGTGCGGTTCGCCGCCTCCCTGACACCGGTCGAGCTCGCCGAGGCGGCCCGGGTGATCGACGACTGCCTGCTACCCGACGGGTCGCTGCCCAACGAGGACACCATGCGGGCGCGTCGTGGCCTGCGGCTCGGCGAGGAGCAACGCGACGGCACGCACTCGATCAGCGGGAACCTGACCCGGGAGCTGCACGCCAAGCTGCAGGCGCTGCTGTCCCCGCTCGCGGCGCCGCAGCCGAGCGAGGACGCCGGCCAGCGCGACACGCGCAATCTCGAGCAACGCCAGCACGACGCGCTCGAGGACGCGGTCGACCGGCTGCTCGACTCCGATGCGCTACCGCGCACCGGCGGAGCGCGCACCACGCTGCACGTCGCCATCGACCTCGACCAGCTGCGCGCCGCGCTCGCCCGCCTGGACGGCGCGACAGCACCGAACGGCGCGGACCGACTCGATCGCGCGGATCCCGAGGGTGGCCCGTTCAGCGGGCGGCTGCTGCCTCGGGTGGCGGCCGGCACGAGCCTGGGCACCCGCCTCTCGATCGGTGAGCTGCTGCGGCTGGCCGAGCAGGCCGAGATCATCCCGACCTTCGTGAACGCCGCGGGAGGCGTGATCGCCTACGGGCGAGCCCGACGCTTCGCCAGTCCCGCGCAGGTGAAGGCGTTGACCGGCCGCGACAAGGGCTGCAGCTTCCCGGGATGCACGATCCCGCCCGAGTGGTGCGAGGTGCACCACGTCGTCGAGTGGTGGCGGGGCGGCCGCACCGATGTCGACAACCTGACGATGATCTGCGGCTACCACCACCGCGAGTTCGAGCAATGCGGCTGGCGGGTCGACATGCGTGCCGGGATCCCGGTCTGGATCCCGCCGCCCTGGGTGGACCGCGACCGCACACCGCAGATCAACACCCGCATCACCGGCTTGCAGGCCGAGCTCGTTCTCGATGCGCTGTTCCAGCAGTCGAACTCCGCCGCAGAGGGCGCCGACGGTGACCCCGCCCTCGCGGAGGTCCTCAGTCGTCACGGACCCGCGGGAGCCGACGAACCGTAGACTTCGTCGCTCCGCTCACACCGGCTCGCGTTCCGCATGACCGATCGAGTAAAGTTGTCTTTCGGTGTTCAACGGGGTGTGGCGCAGCTTGGTAGCGCGCTTCGTTCGGGACGAAGAGGCCGTGGGTTCGAATCCCGCCACCCCGACCACGAGACACCGAGAGGGGACTTGCTTCTACGGCGGCAAGTCCCCTCTGGCATATCTCCCTGGCCGAGCCGCCGGGCGGGTCCTTCGGTGGAACGGGGTGCGGATGCACGCATGGTGGCTCGACCCGAACGGCGACGACGGGATGCGCGCTGCGGCGTCCGCCGCGCGACGCGACCTTCCCGGCGCGCTCGACCTGGCGCGCGCACTCGGTGAGAAGCTCTCCCCCGCGGACCCCGGATCGCTGCTGACGACCTGGGACGCCCTCGCGCGCGCCGCGTCGGTCGACCTCACCGTGACCCGAGCGGTGGAACCCCACCTCGACGCGCTCGCGATCCTCGCCCAGGCAGGGGTGTCTGCCCCGGCCGACGCGACGCTGGGCGTGTATGCCGCGGAGGGACCAGGCGGCCGTCTGCGCGGCGAGCAGGCCGCCGACGGGTGGCGGCTGACCGGTCCGAAGCCGTGGTGCTCGCTCGCCAGCGAGCTGTCGCATGCGCTGGTCACCGCCTGGGTGGACGACGAGCGACGTGGGCTGTTCCTGATCGACCTCCGGCAACCCGGCGTCCGGATCGACGACGCACCCTGGGTCAGCAGCGGGCTGTCGCTGATCCGCTCCTCCGGCATCACGCTCGACGACGTCCCGGCCGTCCCCGTCGGCGAGCCGCAGTGGTACCTCGCACGGCCAGGCTTCGCGTGGGGTGGCATCGGCGTCGCCGCCATCTGGTACGGCGCAGCAGTCGGCATCGCCCTGCGGCTGCGCGAGGCGGTGATCGCCGGCCGGCAGGACGACGTGACGCTGATGCACCTGGGCGCATGCGACAGTGCGCTTCTCGGCGCCCGGGGCGCGCTGCGCCAGGCGGCCGCTGACATCGCGCGGGACGCCGTCGCCCGAGACGCTGCGTGGCCCTATGCGCTCCGCGTGCGGGATGTGTGCGCGCGCGCCGCCGAGGACGTCATCCGACACGCCGACCACGCAATGGGGCCGGGGCCGCTTACGTCCGACGAGCCGTACGCGCGCCTCGTCGACGACCTGCGCGTCTACGTCCGGCAGCATCATGCCGAGCGTGACCAGGTCGCGCTCGGGCGCGCTCTCCTCGGCCCGAGTGGCTGATCAGCCGCTGATCACTCGGTGTGCCGGTCGTGGCCGCGCGTGAGGACGTCGAGCACGAACTCCTCGTCGAACAGCGCCACCTGATGGCGGAATCCCTTGCCCCGCAGCACATCGCGCACCTGCTCATGGACGAGGTCACCACTCGCCGTCCCGTCCTCGGGCTGCTCCCGCCAGTGCACGGCGACGACCTCGACCCGCGGCGCTGCACGGACGAGCACACTCTCGATCGCGGCCACGCGCTGATCGGCATCGAGGTAGTAGAGGAACTCCGACAGCACGATCAGATCGAACGGGCCCGCTGGATCCCCGCCACCGTAGGGAAGGGCCTGCTGGTCGACGCGTACGCCGGGAGCCTCCGCGCAGGTCGCCCTGGCCAGCTCGACGGCCGCGGCGGACGCGTCACGCGCGACGACCTCGCCGCAGCGCGCACCCAGCTGCAGCGCCAGATGGCCGGTTCCGCAGGCCGGATCGAGCACACGCCGGTACGTCGGATCGGAGAGGGCCGCGAGGACGACCGACATCTTCCGTTGCTCGTACCAGCTCGAGCCCACCCTCCATGGGTCGGCTTCCTCGGAATACATGCGATCGAAGTCCGGCGCGCTCACCGTGCCACCCTACCGGTCCGCGCGCCGGGCAGCACCCGCATCGCGAGCTGCTCGGTGAGCCGACCCACGAGCTCGGGCGGCACCACCGCGCCGAGGTCCTCGGCGGCGGGACGACGCTGGCTGGTGAAGCACTCCCACGCGACGTCCCTCGCCCGCTCCGCCTCCGGCGAGCAGCCCACGACCACCAACCCGCCGGGGGCCGGGGGTTCGGAGAAGTAGGTGAGCCACACCGGCCACTCCACCAACGGCAGGGAACGCTCGCGCGCCACCACGCTGAGCGCCCGGCCGACAGCCATGTGGTCCGGGTGCGGATCGACGTCGAGGGTGCCCGCGAGGACGTCGGGTCGAGCCTCGTCGACCAGCTCGCGCAGCAGCTCCACCAGGCGCCCCTCGTGCGCAGCGAGCGCGCCGTCGGGCAGTCCCAGGCAGCGCATCGGTCGCGCACCCAGCACGCCGAGCGCGGCGCGCCACTCCGCCACGCGGGTCTCGGCGAGATCGGGCCACTCGTGCCCCACCACGTCGAAGCACGCCTCGCCGGCCGTGGCGGTCGCCGCGTACACCGCACCTCCGGCACGCGTCCAGTCCGCGACGAGCCGGCCTCCGCCGAGCGTCTCGTCGTCGGGATGCGCACTCACCACGAGCATCCGAGCGCCGGACGGAGCGCCCGATCCGGACGAGCCGGCGACGAGACCGTCGGCGAGATCGGCGAACGGCACCCGCGGCAGGCGCTCCAGCACCGGTCTCCACAGCTCGACGGGATGCCCCTCCGGCGTTATCTGCCTGCTCATGCCCCCATCATGCCCCGCTCAGCCGAGGTCGCGATCCCACACCCGTCCCGCGGCCCAGCGGCTGATGAGGTCGTCGACCGACTTCTTCGACAGGGCGATCACGCCCGCGTCGGCGCTCGTGTCGCCCAGAGAGCCGAGGACGGCGTCGGCGTCCGGCGACACCCCGATCACCTTGTAGTGATGGAAAGCGTCGTTCACGAAGTCCTTCACAGCAGGATTCTTGGCGAGCTGGACGGCAGCGTCCGCCGTCAGCAGGATCGCCACGGCATCGTAGAGCACCGACGGCGCCCCGGTGATGAGCTGGTCGAGCGGCTGCGTCTTGCCCGAGCCGAGGGTCACGCCCGCGACCTTACTGCCGATCAGCTCGACCATGCCGCCGGCCTTGGCGACCCCGTCGGTCAGCGCCTTCAGCAGGGCGGCATCCGTGCCGTCACCGATCAGCACGCCGAGCTTGCGGCCCTCGATCGTCTCGCGGGCGCTCTGCAGGATGCTCAATGCCGGCGACGGCGCGAGGTCGGTACGGGTCGGCACCGCTGCCGGCGCGGGCGCGGGCGGCTCGATCCCGAGCCCCTCGGCGACCCGATCGCCGACGTCACCGACGTTGCGCAGGTTGGCGACCATCCGCTCGCGGATGGCGGGCGTCTGCACCTTGCTCAGCTCGAACACGAACGCGTCGACGATGTGCTGCTGCTCGACCTCGGTCTGGCTGGCGAAGAACTGCAGCGGCTGGCTGTAGTGGTCGGCGAACGACTCCGCGCGCAGCGCCCGGACGGCGCC contains:
- a CDS encoding penicillin-binding protein is translated as MSSRAFNKMATIVKLVAAIAAGGLVLAAMLFPAFGGAGAAAKSTASAVNDLDTQFQESNPALVTTVLAANGQPLVHYYNYYREPIPLSQMGEWLPKAIVAVEDKRFYEHKGVDLQGMFRAAVQNAVKGGVSQGASTLTQQLVKNTLFYQAKTQKERDAATEQSLGRKLREAKIALNLEKTLTKDQILEKYLNLMNMGGGAYGVRAAAQTYFGVEPAQLDIAQAAMIAGIVQNPTKYNPLHNPDQTKKRRDVVLTLMADQGKITTAQRDEEIKKPITLSGNGAKPSRSCSEAPNGAGFYCDYVWQYLTQNLGIPEATLKEGGLTIQTSLNPSYQESANNAIVSASTSFNSDPSIYGYADQRIATMPILNVKDGQVLALGVNKKYGNDPNDPSQTVFNYPVQPNGDGAGSVYKIFPTVAALNEGTGINFELNTPPPYKSKIMAQQGISYEVSNASPNYPPKLPLWKALYMSSNTYFVALEDHIGSLKPITDAAYAMGLWAPGDTKIRDQIAAENRASFTLGPEATSPLRLAVAYATIANRGTKCEPTPIMWIAGPDAKTAVNPQTNKPWYTPGTNCTPGAVSQGVADTINQILLKDVMPGNPSQTGKRAYVPGYQIAGKTGTAQDNRAYSFVGFTPDIIASVLAFDPKSNKPLPSPGGGEEGFGGGYPARIWNLAMQSILPQVGASYFPPQDPAVANGKTTVLNVNCVGQSPANCKSMAKQAGYPAEDSGTPVDSTLPAGVVASQDPPAGSAVPEGTTITYSVSTGKAPAGQPCQPGQDPATGCVPAAQTSAPAQPTAPAPQPTAPAPQPTAAPPNGGTGNGGGNNGNGRGNGGG
- a CDS encoding metallophosphoesterase, producing MLQLADLHVTPQQRRKVAWVRSLADLAPDLVLSTGDHLGGDESAFENSLRAHEPFLHLPGAFVWGNNDHWAPVAKSPTRYFTRTTVHRRGHRLDLTGLREGLTAHGWLDLNNRRGSVQAGGLSVALAGVDDPHTRRDRYAAIAGAADRDADVRIALTHSPEPRVLDPMVDDGYDLVLAGHTHGGQVRIPMVGAAVTNCGIDRSRVRWMSDWTSPSGRTAPLHVSAGLGTSPYAPVRFCCRPEATLLTLIPRPA
- a CDS encoding HNH endonuclease signature motif containing protein, translated to MMDGTDDSFLDTRPGTQHPAADGHPHLGHTDAPPAAPWDPASGTPFECSPGALELDAEIAGYLGQLRAGIDGLLGVGDRGDLMALGADRLVDVLQRFEAHRGTLAAVDALLIEAAEEERLPAYVAAPSLPAALVRLVKLQPGAAKARVRQAEQLRARNELSAGTLECPHPVLRDAVRAGELSADQHAVIARAVARLATNTAVDPDDAARAEQTLVRFAASLTPVELAEAARVIDDCLLPDGSLPNEDTMRARRGLRLGEEQRDGTHSISGNLTRELHAKLQALLSPLAAPQPSEDAGQRDTRNLEQRQHDALEDAVDRLLDSDALPRTGGARTTLHVAIDLDQLRAALARLDGATAPNGADRLDRADPEGGPFSGRLLPRVAAGTSLGTRLSIGELLRLAEQAEIIPTFVNAAGGVIAYGRARRFASPAQVKALTGRDKGCSFPGCTIPPEWCEVHHVVEWWRGGRTDVDNLTMICGYHHREFEQCGWRVDMRAGIPVWIPPPWVDRDRTPQINTRITGLQAELVLDALFQQSNSAAEGADGDPALAEVLSRHGPAGADEP
- a CDS encoding acyl-CoA dehydrogenase family protein is translated as MHAWWLDPNGDDGMRAAASAARRDLPGALDLARALGEKLSPADPGSLLTTWDALARAASVDLTVTRAVEPHLDALAILAQAGVSAPADATLGVYAAEGPGGRLRGEQAADGWRLTGPKPWCSLASELSHALVTAWVDDERRGLFLIDLRQPGVRIDDAPWVSSGLSLIRSSGITLDDVPAVPVGEPQWYLARPGFAWGGIGVAAIWYGAAVGIALRLREAVIAGRQDDVTLMHLGACDSALLGARGALRQAAADIARDAVARDAAWPYALRVRDVCARAAEDVIRHADHAMGPGPLTSDEPYARLVDDLRVYVRQHHAERDQVALGRALLGPSG
- a CDS encoding methyltransferase domain-containing protein, with translation MSAPDFDRMYSEEADPWRVGSSWYEQRKMSVVLAALSDPTYRRVLDPACGTGHLALQLGARCGEVVARDASAAAVELARATCAEAPGVRVDQQALPYGGGDPAGPFDLIVLSEFLYYLDADQRVAAIESVLVRAAPRVEVVAVHWREQPEDGTASGDLVHEQVRDVLRGKGFRHQVALFDEEFVLDVLTRGHDRHTE
- a CDS encoding PIG-L deacetylase family protein: MSRQITPEGHPVELWRPVLERLPRVPFADLADGLVAGSSGSGAPSGARMLVVSAHPDDETLGGGRLVADWTRAGGAVYAATATAGEACFDVVGHEWPDLAETRVAEWRAALGVLGARPMRCLGLPDGALAAHEGRLVELLRELVDEARPDVLAGTLDVDPHPDHMAVGRALSVVARERSLPLVEWPVWLTYFSEPPAPGGLVVVGCSPEAERARDVAWECFTSQRRPAAEDLGAVVPPELVGRLTEQLAMRVLPGARTGRVAR